The Deltaproteobacteria bacterium genome contains the following window.
TGGGGGCGCGTCCCCATATTGCACAGTCCATAGAGCATGTACCGGGATAAAGTCGCGGTCAGACAGCCTTGTTATGTATACTATTTTAGCATACTATTTGACATATTAAAAGTATGTGTTATTGTATTTGTTAGAGAGGTTCATTATGTCTTACAATACACTCAAAAGAATCGGTATTTCGATCCCCGATCCAGTACTCAGAGAATTGCAGCAGTTAGTACCCGAGCGTAAACGAAGCAAATATATCGTCAGAGCAGTGGAAGAAAAGCTTGAAGGCGAGAAGAAGAAGAGATTGCGCGACGAGATGATAAAAAGTTACAAGGCCAATGGAGATAGGGATGCTTCTATGGCAGAGGAATGGCGTTACCTTGAAGAGGAGGCGGAAAGATTGATAGAGATTCGAGAGCCCAAAAAAAGACCCTACAGGCGGAAATAAGATGATTCTTCCCAAAAGAGGCGAAGTTTATTATGTGAATTTCGATCCCACTATCGGTGTAGAGATTAGAAAGACCCGCCCGGCACTGATTATTCAAAACGATGTAGGCAATGCATATTCTCAGGCAACAATTGTTGCGGCCATTACATCGACAAAAAGAGAAGTTTCTCCTTACGAAGTCCTTTTGAAATCCGGGGAAGGCGGACTACCAAAAGATTCT
Protein-coding sequences here:
- a CDS encoding type II toxin-antitoxin system PemK/MazF family toxin, which encodes MILPKRGEVYYVNFDPTIGVEIRKTRPALIIQNDVGNAYSQATIVAAITSTKREVSPYEVLLKSGEGGLPKDSIVLLNQVRTIDKKRLGKRLGTISSESIKWVDKALEISLGLIKI